A single window of Anaerocolumna chitinilytica DNA harbors:
- a CDS encoding LL-diaminopimelate aminotransferase, with protein sequence MFKINENYLKLPGSYLFSDIAKKVKAFGEANPDKKVIRLGIGDVTLPLAPAVISALHKATDEMAVKDTFKGYSPDLGYEFLRSLIAEHDYKSRGVDIALDEIFVSDGAKSDSANIQEIFGADNKIAVCDPVYPVYVDSNVMAGRTGIYSSETGKWSEVIYMPCTADTNFAPEFPTKEPDMIYLCFPNNPTGSTINKAKLQEWVDYANKIGAVIIYDAAYEAYISEEDVPHTIYECEGAKTCAIELRSFSKNAGFTGTRLGFTVIPKDLKAGEVSLNSLWARRHGTKFNGAPYVIQAAGAAVYTEEGKKQTREQIAYYMNNARVIKEGLESSGYTVSGGVNAPYIWLKTPDKMTSWQYFDYLLKEANVVGTPGSGFGPSGEGYFRLTAFGTYENTVEAIERIKKL encoded by the coding sequence ATGTTTAAAATTAATGAAAATTATCTGAAACTGCCGGGAAGCTATCTGTTTTCCGATATTGCTAAAAAAGTGAAAGCCTTTGGAGAAGCGAATCCGGATAAGAAAGTCATTCGTTTAGGTATTGGAGACGTAACACTTCCCCTTGCACCGGCTGTAATTTCTGCCCTCCATAAAGCAACGGATGAAATGGCTGTTAAGGATACCTTTAAAGGCTATTCCCCTGACCTTGGCTATGAATTCTTAAGAAGCCTGATTGCTGAACATGACTATAAGTCAAGAGGTGTGGACATCGCTTTGGATGAGATCTTTGTCAGTGACGGAGCGAAGAGTGATTCCGCTAATATTCAGGAAATCTTCGGAGCAGATAATAAGATTGCTGTTTGTGACCCGGTATACCCTGTTTATGTGGATTCGAATGTTATGGCAGGCAGAACGGGAATATACAGCAGTGAAACAGGTAAATGGAGCGAAGTTATCTATATGCCCTGTACCGCGGATACGAATTTTGCACCGGAATTTCCAACGAAAGAGCCGGATATGATTTATCTGTGCTTTCCCAATAACCCTACCGGTTCTACCATAAACAAAGCAAAATTACAGGAATGGGTAGATTACGCCAACAAAATCGGTGCAGTTATTATCTATGATGCCGCTTATGAAGCATATATTTCTGAAGAAGACGTTCCTCACACTATCTATGAATGTGAAGGTGCAAAGACCTGTGCTATTGAGCTTAGAAGTTTCTCCAAGAATGCAGGTTTTACCGGTACAAGACTGGGATTTACTGTAATACCCAAGGATTTAAAGGCAGGGGAGGTATCCCTTAACAGTCTGTGGGCAAGACGTCACGGTACGAAATTCAATGGTGCACCTTACGTAATACAGGCAGCCGGAGCAGCTGTTTATACGGAGGAAGGTAAGAAACAGACCAGAGAACAGATTGCCTATTATATGAACAATGCCCGTGTAATCAAAGAAGGTCTTGAGAGCTCCGGTTATACGGTATCTGGTGGCGTGAATGCACCATATATCTGGTTAAAAACACCGGATAAGATGACCTCCTGGCAGTACTTTGATTATCTGTTAAAAGAAGCGAATGTTGTGGGTACTCCCGGTTCAGGTTTTGGTCCCAGCGGTGAAGGATATTTTAGACTGACGGCTTTTGGAACCTATGAAAATACCGTAGAAGCCATTGAGAGGATTAAGAAATTATGA
- a CDS encoding ABC transporter permease: MDELIRYLLSILGATSQGFAWAILAIGVYVSFRILDFPDMTSEGSFALGGSISAFCISGLGINPVLCLLISTLAGMAAGAVTGFLHTKLRIPPILAGILTMIALYSVNLGIMGKSNTPLLAQKTILSMAKNLFPSAAALGIKDNLLQNLISMGLSIIFTVLVIVLLYWFLGTEVGCAIRATGNNEAMVRAQGSNTDAMKIIGLMVGNGLIALSGGLVAQTQGFADVSMGVGAIVIGLASIVIGEVIFRRVISFASRLISIVIGSIIYRIIIASVLYIGFNSNNLKLLTAVMVAAALSIPVFKKDKVKIVREENEC, from the coding sequence ATGGATGAATTAATACGTTATTTATTATCGATATTGGGAGCTACCTCACAGGGATTTGCCTGGGCTATATTAGCAATTGGTGTTTATGTATCTTTTCGTATTCTGGATTTTCCGGATATGACAAGCGAAGGAAGTTTCGCATTAGGAGGAAGTATCAGTGCTTTTTGTATATCAGGTCTTGGGATTAACCCGGTACTCTGTCTTTTAATATCAACTCTGGCAGGTATGGCAGCAGGTGCAGTGACAGGCTTTTTGCATACAAAGCTTAGAATACCTCCTATTCTGGCTGGGATACTTACAATGATAGCTCTATATTCCGTAAACCTGGGTATTATGGGCAAGTCTAATACCCCTCTTTTAGCTCAGAAGACAATACTTTCTATGGCTAAGAATCTATTTCCCTCTGCAGCAGCCCTTGGGATTAAAGATAATCTTCTGCAGAATTTAATTTCAATGGGACTTAGTATAATCTTTACAGTTCTGGTTATTGTCCTGCTATATTGGTTTCTTGGTACAGAAGTTGGTTGTGCTATCAGAGCTACCGGTAATAATGAAGCAATGGTACGTGCTCAAGGTTCTAATACTGATGCAATGAAAATAATCGGACTTATGGTTGGAAATGGACTGATTGCGCTTTCAGGGGGTCTTGTAGCCCAAACCCAGGGCTTTGCGGATGTATCCATGGGGGTTGGTGCCATTGTCATCGGATTAGCTTCAATTGTAATTGGAGAAGTGATTTTCCGTCGTGTGATATCCTTTGCCAGCAGGCTGATTTCTATCGTTATAGGCTCCATTATTTATCGAATTATAATAGCCTCTGTTCTGTATATTGGCTTTAATTCCAATAACCTGAAATTATTAACCGCAGTTATGGTAGCCGCAGCTTTATCCATCCCTGTCTTTAAGAAGGATAAAGTAAAGATTGTAAGGGAGGAAAACGAATGTTAG
- a CDS encoding ABC transporter substrate-binding protein — protein sequence MKKRLLAGILTASLVVMSLTGCGTKDASTSGSSGDTDGKVYHIGINQYVEHAALDASYKGFVDALAAAGYVDGKNLKLDYQVAQGDMSTAQTIATKLVNDAPDLILAIATPSAQAVVNATKEIPVLVTAVTDPAGSQLVASNDAPGGNVSGTSDLTPVKKQIELLKQLIPGAKKVAILYSSAESNSVIQADIAKAAIKDAGMESVDATVSNTNEIQQVVQSLVDKVDAIYAPTDNMIAQSMPTVAQVANASKLPVICGEGGMVDNGGLATYGIDYYELGKLTGEQAVKILKGTAKTADMPIEYLADEKCTLKINEDVAKELGITIPDDLKQSK from the coding sequence ATGAAAAAAAGACTATTAGCGGGAATATTAACAGCTTCGCTGGTTGTGATGTCACTTACCGGCTGCGGAACCAAAGATGCAAGTACATCAGGTAGTTCCGGTGATACGGATGGAAAGGTTTATCATATAGGAATTAATCAGTATGTGGAACATGCCGCATTAGATGCTTCCTATAAGGGCTTCGTAGATGCACTTGCGGCTGCAGGCTATGTGGATGGAAAGAATCTTAAGTTGGATTATCAGGTAGCACAGGGAGATATGTCAACAGCTCAGACCATTGCTACAAAATTAGTGAATGATGCACCGGATCTGATACTTGCTATCGCTACACCATCAGCTCAGGCAGTTGTTAATGCTACAAAGGAAATTCCTGTTCTGGTTACTGCTGTTACCGACCCCGCAGGCTCCCAGTTAGTTGCTTCCAATGACGCGCCGGGGGGTAATGTATCCGGTACCTCTGATCTTACTCCTGTTAAGAAACAGATTGAATTATTAAAGCAATTGATCCCTGGTGCTAAAAAAGTTGCAATCCTTTATTCCTCAGCAGAAAGCAATTCAGTTATTCAGGCAGACATTGCCAAAGCAGCAATCAAAGATGCAGGAATGGAAAGTGTGGATGCAACAGTATCGAATACAAATGAAATTCAGCAGGTAGTACAGTCCCTGGTGGATAAAGTAGATGCAATCTATGCACCAACAGATAATATGATAGCACAGTCCATGCCTACTGTTGCACAGGTTGCAAATGCAAGCAAACTTCCTGTTATATGCGGTGAAGGCGGTATGGTAGATAACGGCGGACTTGCGACATATGGTATTGATTATTATGAGCTTGGTAAATTAACGGGAGAACAAGCAGTTAAAATTCTGAAAGGAACTGCGAAAACTGCAGATATGCCTATTGAATACCTGGCAGATGAGAAATGTACACTTAAGATAAACGAAGATGTGGCGAAGGAATTAGGAATAACAATCCCGGATGATTTAAAGCAGAGTAAGTAA
- a CDS encoding ABC transporter ATP-binding protein codes for MLEIGELYKTFNPFTINEKRVLKGLNLTLNESDFVTVIGGNGAGKSTMLNMIAGVHYPDSGSIMLDGRDITRMPEYKRASYLGRVFQDPMMGTAAGMEIQENLALAYRRGKRRGFGWGISKAEKELYVEQLLKLDLGLENRLTTKVGLLSGGQRQALTLLMSALKNPRLLLLDEHTAALDPKTAQKVLELTEKIVAENSLTALMITHNMKHAIQYGNRLIMMHEGKIIYDVSGEEKKNLHVRDLLDKFESVSGGEFANDRMLLS; via the coding sequence ATGTTAGAAATAGGAGAATTATATAAGACCTTTAACCCCTTTACCATAAATGAAAAGAGAGTACTAAAAGGGTTGAATTTAACTTTAAATGAATCGGATTTTGTTACGGTTATCGGAGGCAATGGTGCGGGAAAATCCACCATGCTCAATATGATTGCAGGAGTTCATTACCCGGACAGCGGCAGTATTATGCTTGACGGACGGGATATTACCAGGATGCCGGAATATAAAAGAGCAAGTTATCTTGGAAGGGTATTCCAGGATCCTATGATGGGAACTGCTGCCGGTATGGAAATACAGGAAAACCTGGCTCTTGCATACCGCAGAGGTAAAAGAAGAGGATTTGGCTGGGGAATATCAAAAGCGGAAAAAGAACTGTATGTGGAACAGCTGCTGAAATTGGATCTGGGTCTTGAGAACCGTTTGACAACAAAAGTGGGTCTTCTATCCGGAGGACAAAGGCAGGCTCTTACATTATTAATGTCAGCGTTAAAGAATCCTAGACTGCTTCTGTTGGATGAGCATACGGCTGCCTTGGATCCAAAGACTGCCCAAAAGGTTCTGGAGCTGACAGAAAAGATTGTGGCGGAAAATTCTCTGACTGCACTTATGATAACACATAATATGAAACATGCAATTCAATATGGTAATCGTTTGATTATGATGCATGAAGGAAAAATCATCTATGACGTTTCCGGTGAAGAAAAGAAAAATCTTCATGTCAGAGACTTACTGGATAAATTTGAAAGTGTAAGCGGAGGCGAGTTTGCCAACGACAGGATGCTCTTATCTTAG
- a CDS encoding HD-GYP domain-containing protein yields MRFLSINRVEPGAVLAKPLYGNQGVILLRENVVLTENILSRLKAMGYTGLYIEDEISEGIYIEDVVDEGLKLRTATRLEEIVGNNGNIAEMLPMIKDIVSSIISNKDVELTMRNLWGHHEYTYLHCVNVAILAVSVGIKLNLHPDELIYLGAAGILHDIGKNKIPAELLDKTGKLTEEEFAILKKHPEYGYEMLTSSQELSSVTRAGVLQHHERYDGTGYPRGLKGNEITLYGRILAVADTYDAMTSDRAYREAFAPSEAVEYLMGNGNQLYDNRVIDAFIKCVTVYPIGSCIELNNGAKAIVVKNYQDCVLRPLIRLVETKETIDLKNDTNYLNLCITKLVI; encoded by the coding sequence ATGAGATTTCTTTCCATAAATAGGGTTGAACCTGGCGCTGTACTCGCAAAACCGCTTTATGGCAATCAGGGGGTCATTTTATTAAGGGAAAATGTTGTTTTGACGGAGAATATTCTGTCAAGGCTGAAAGCAATGGGTTATACAGGACTATATATCGAAGATGAAATTTCAGAGGGGATATATATTGAAGATGTAGTGGATGAAGGCTTGAAACTGCGTACAGCAACAAGATTGGAAGAAATCGTTGGTAATAATGGGAATATCGCTGAGATGCTCCCAATGATTAAAGACATCGTAAGCAGCATTATCAGTAATAAAGATGTTGAGCTTACCATGAGAAATCTATGGGGACATCATGAATACACATATCTGCACTGTGTTAATGTAGCAATATTGGCGGTCAGTGTGGGAATCAAATTAAACTTACATCCCGATGAATTGATTTATCTGGGAGCAGCCGGTATACTTCACGATATTGGCAAGAATAAGATACCGGCTGAACTGTTAGACAAAACAGGTAAGCTTACGGAAGAGGAATTCGCAATCCTTAAAAAACATCCGGAATATGGTTATGAGATGCTGACCTCCTCTCAGGAATTAAGCAGCGTAACCAGAGCCGGTGTACTCCAGCACCATGAAAGATATGATGGTACCGGATATCCAAGAGGTTTAAAAGGAAATGAGATAACCCTATATGGCAGAATACTTGCCGTGGCAGATACTTATGACGCAATGACCTCCGACAGGGCCTACAGAGAAGCATTTGCTCCCAGTGAAGCAGTTGAATACTTAATGGGTAACGGGAATCAACTGTATGATAATCGTGTAATAGATGCATTCATAAAATGTGTAACGGTTTATCCCATAGGTTCTTGTATTGAGTTAAATAACGGCGCGAAAGCGATTGTAGTAAAAAATTACCAGGATTGTGTGTTAAGGCCTTTAATAAGACTTGTTGAAACAAAAGAAACAATTGATTTAAAAAATGACACTAACTATTTAAACCTGTGTATTACCAAACTTGTTATTTAA
- a CDS encoding flagellar motor protein translates to MDLSMIISLIFSFVMLIMAFVLDKGHVGALLEPTAAMIVIGGTIGVVGVSFPLSVLKKVPKVLAIAFRKHKEDRQEIIQVFYKTANLARTNGLLSLENELQSNEYDPFIKDGLQLVMDGTDPEIIKKILETKLDNMEYRHSKGIAVFEAAGGYAPTLGIIGTVMGLVHVLGNLGGGDTSALAGSIAVAFIATLYGIGTANLLWLPIANKLKELDTDELVTKNMMMDGILMIQEGGNPALIVERLKGYLDDEKKGEEIREQ, encoded by the coding sequence ATGGATTTAAGCATGATAATCAGTTTGATTTTTTCATTTGTTATGTTAATAATGGCATTTGTTTTGGATAAGGGACATGTTGGGGCTTTACTTGAACCTACTGCCGCCATGATTGTTATTGGAGGTACCATTGGTGTTGTAGGTGTATCTTTTCCTCTGTCAGTACTTAAGAAAGTACCGAAGGTGTTGGCTATAGCGTTTCGTAAGCATAAGGAGGACAGGCAAGAAATTATACAGGTCTTTTATAAAACAGCAAACCTTGCCAGGACCAATGGATTGTTATCTCTGGAGAACGAATTACAGAGTAATGAATATGACCCCTTTATTAAGGATGGACTTCAGCTTGTTATGGATGGAACAGACCCTGAAATTATAAAAAAGATTCTGGAAACGAAACTTGATAATATGGAGTATCGCCATTCCAAGGGAATTGCAGTATTTGAAGCTGCCGGCGGTTATGCTCCTACTCTTGGTATCATCGGAACTGTTATGGGCCTGGTACATGTACTTGGTAATTTAGGCGGCGGTGATACGTCAGCTCTTGCAGGGTCTATTGCTGTAGCGTTTATTGCAACGCTTTACGGTATCGGAACCGCGAATTTACTATGGCTTCCCATTGCTAATAAACTAAAAGAATTGGATACAGATGAACTTGTAACCAAAAACATGATGATGGATGGTATTCTGATGATACAGGAAGGCGGAAATCCGGCATTAATCGTAGAAAGGCTTAAGGGATACTTGGATGATGAAAAAAAAGGAGAAGAAATCAGGGAACAGTGA
- a CDS encoding ANTAR domain-containing response regulator: MPSIIIAFPKIEDAMNIKNVLVRNGYEVNATCTTGAQVVTIANELDDGIIICGYRFSDMHYSQLNGYLPKGFEMLLIASANKLEECTYNNIVCLSMPIKMADLISTLQMMYLNIARRRKKEREKPKPRSEEEKAIISKAKLVLMERNNMTEEEAHRYIQKNSMDSGTNMVEMAEMILSLM, encoded by the coding sequence GTGCCCAGTATTATAATAGCTTTTCCTAAAATTGAAGATGCAATGAACATAAAGAATGTTCTGGTGAGAAATGGATACGAAGTAAATGCAACCTGCACCACAGGGGCACAGGTTGTAACCATTGCAAATGAATTGGACGACGGAATCATAATATGCGGATACCGTTTTTCCGATATGCATTACAGCCAATTAAACGGTTACCTACCCAAAGGATTTGAGATGCTTTTAATTGCTTCGGCGAATAAGCTGGAAGAATGTACTTACAATAACATTGTATGTCTTAGTATGCCAATTAAGATGGCAGATTTAATCAGCACCCTGCAGATGATGTATTTAAATATCGCAAGACGCAGGAAAAAGGAAAGAGAAAAGCCGAAGCCCAGATCAGAAGAAGAGAAAGCAATTATCAGCAAAGCAAAGCTGGTTCTCATGGAACGTAACAATATGACAGAAGAAGAAGCACACCGTTATATTCAAAAGAACAGTATGGACAGCGGTACGAATATGGTAGAAATGGCGGAAATGATATTAAGCCTGATGTAA
- the dapF gene encoding diaminopimelate epimerase — protein MKFTKMQGCGNDYVYVNCLREKVVNPSELAIAVSDRHFGIGSDGLILIKASDKADFMMDMYNADGSSSAMCGNGIRCVAKYVFDYGLIQEREITIETGAGIKHLFLTVEDGKVREVTVDMGQPITEPALVPVKGDEDRIIGKPIQVGEEEYKVTCVSMGNPHAVVFVEDTKKVQIEKVGPLFEHHEWFPKRTNTEFIHVIDRKNIDMRVWERGSGETLACGTGACASVYACILNGYTEDEVKVKLLGGELTVRYDRVKDSIFMTGPAITVFDGELL, from the coding sequence ATGAAGTTTACAAAAATGCAGGGCTGCGGAAATGATTATGTATATGTAAATTGTTTAAGAGAAAAGGTTGTGAATCCCTCCGAACTTGCTATTGCAGTCAGTGACAGGCACTTTGGAATAGGTTCTGATGGTCTGATTTTAATTAAAGCTTCCGATAAAGCTGATTTTATGATGGATATGTATAATGCGGATGGCTCTTCTTCTGCAATGTGCGGAAATGGAATACGTTGTGTTGCAAAATACGTATTTGATTACGGATTGATACAGGAGAGAGAGATCACCATTGAAACGGGAGCAGGCATTAAGCATCTATTCCTTACGGTAGAGGACGGAAAAGTTAGAGAAGTAACTGTCGATATGGGTCAGCCGATTACAGAACCTGCGTTGGTACCTGTTAAAGGGGATGAGGATAGAATTATTGGCAAACCGATTCAGGTAGGAGAGGAGGAATACAAGGTAACTTGTGTTTCTATGGGCAATCCTCATGCGGTAGTTTTTGTGGAGGATACTAAGAAGGTCCAGATAGAAAAGGTTGGTCCCCTCTTTGAACATCATGAATGGTTTCCCAAAAGAACCAATACAGAATTTATCCATGTAATAGACAGAAAGAATATAGACATGAGGGTATGGGAAAGAGGTTCCGGAGAGACTTTAGCTTGCGGCACAGGAGCTTGTGCCAGTGTTTATGCCTGCATCTTAAACGGCTATACAGAGGATGAGGTAAAAGTGAAACTTCTTGGAGGAGAGCTTACCGTACGCTATGACAGGGTAAAAGACTCAATCTTTATGACCGGTCCTGCCATAACCGTATTTGACGGTGAGTTATTATAA
- the glnA gene encoding type I glutamate--ammonia ligase — protein MNHFTKQDIIRMVKEEDVEFIRLQFTDIFGSLKNVAVTTSQLDKVLDNKCMFDGSSIEGFVRIEESDMYLYPDLDTFEIFPWRPQQGKVARFICDVYRPDGTPFEGDPRFILKKVAEDAKQMGYTFHVGPECEFFLFNTLDNGEPSVDTQEKGGYFDVGPLDNGENARREMVLTLEDMGFTVEASHHEVAPAQHEIDFKYDHAVKTADNIMTFKLVVRTVAKRHGLHATFMPKPKFGVNGSGMHINMSLSKDGRNIFDDADGKLGLSQEAYYFIAGIMKHMEGMAAITNPLVNSYKRLTPGYEAPVYIAWSATNRSPLIRIPAARGTSARVELRCPDSAANPYLALAVCLAAGLDGIKNKLTPPESVDQNIFEMSEADKKAMDIKSLPSTLKEALEALQQDELIQSVLGEHTTKKYLEAKYQEWNQYAIQVSKWEIDQYLHRI, from the coding sequence ATGAATCATTTTACAAAGCAGGACATTATCAGGATGGTGAAGGAGGAAGATGTTGAGTTTATCAGACTTCAATTTACAGATATTTTTGGCAGTTTAAAGAATGTAGCGGTAACCACCAGCCAATTGGATAAGGTATTGGATAATAAATGTATGTTTGACGGCTCCTCTATTGAAGGATTTGTGCGTATTGAAGAATCAGATATGTACCTTTATCCCGATCTTGATACCTTTGAGATATTTCCTTGGAGACCTCAGCAGGGGAAAGTTGCCAGATTCATCTGTGATGTATACAGACCTGACGGCACACCTTTTGAAGGAGACCCGAGATTTATTTTAAAAAAGGTGGCAGAAGATGCAAAACAGATGGGCTACACCTTCCATGTTGGCCCTGAATGTGAATTCTTTTTATTTAATACATTAGACAATGGGGAACCAAGTGTAGATACGCAGGAAAAGGGTGGTTATTTTGATGTTGGCCCCCTGGATAATGGTGAAAATGCAAGACGTGAGATGGTTCTGACCCTGGAAGACATGGGATTTACTGTGGAAGCATCCCATCATGAGGTTGCTCCTGCCCAGCATGAAATTGATTTTAAATATGACCACGCAGTAAAGACTGCCGATAATATTATGACCTTTAAATTGGTAGTCAGAACCGTTGCCAAACGCCATGGACTCCATGCTACCTTTATGCCAAAACCAAAGTTTGGTGTAAATGGCTCCGGTATGCATATTAATATGTCCTTATCCAAAGATGGCAGAAATATATTTGATGATGCAGACGGCAAGCTTGGTCTTAGTCAGGAAGCTTATTATTTTATTGCAGGAATTATGAAGCACATGGAAGGAATGGCGGCTATCACCAATCCACTCGTGAATTCTTATAAAAGACTTACTCCGGGTTATGAAGCACCGGTTTATATTGCATGGAGTGCTACAAACAGAAGTCCTTTAATCAGGATACCGGCAGCCAGAGGTACCAGCGCAAGAGTTGAGCTTAGATGTCCTGATTCAGCAGCTAACCCCTATCTGGCTCTGGCCGTATGTTTGGCAGCGGGTCTGGATGGCATCAAGAATAAATTAACTCCTCCGGAAAGTGTAGATCAGAATATATTTGAGATGAGCGAGGCTGATAAGAAGGCAATGGATATTAAGAGTCTGCCATCAACTTTGAAAGAAGCACTGGAAGCCTTACAGCAGGATGAACTGATTCAATCGGTTCTTGGAGAACATACAACCAAGAAGTATCTTGAAGCCAAATACCAGGAATGGAATCAATATGCTATTCAGGTATCTAAATGGGAAATTGATCAATACTTACACCGTATATAA
- a CDS encoding OmpA family protein — MMKKKEKKSGNSERWLFTYSDMITLLMIFFIMLYSISNVNQQKYDELAASLSSAFGAGNNTQGGSIIPKGSGVLNSGKDALNQGNYQGSGNASGPGDSTGTGKDNGKDIKDIKEVSKDEFQQLKGWLYDAIGNGAFKDNLDISIQESGIVITLSNDVLFDSGQATIKEDMKKNLDVIAKLLKQVDNKIQIGGHTDNVPINRGVFTSNWQLSALRAANVVEYMSAQYDIDPKRLVASGYGENDPIASNNTEAGREKNRRISITILFNNNSSDNTETGNK, encoded by the coding sequence ATGATGAAAAAAAAGGAGAAGAAATCAGGGAACAGTGAAAGATGGCTCTTTACATATTCTGACATGATAACTCTGTTAATGATTTTCTTTATTATGCTATACTCAATCAGTAATGTGAATCAGCAAAAATATGATGAATTGGCAGCATCTCTAAGCAGCGCCTTCGGAGCAGGTAACAATACACAGGGAGGATCTATTATCCCAAAAGGCAGCGGAGTACTTAACAGCGGGAAAGATGCCTTAAATCAAGGAAATTATCAGGGAAGCGGCAATGCTTCAGGACCGGGAGACAGTACCGGGACCGGGAAAGACAACGGAAAAGATATAAAAGACATAAAAGAGGTCAGCAAAGATGAGTTCCAGCAGCTAAAAGGCTGGTTATATGATGCTATCGGTAACGGTGCATTTAAAGATAATCTGGACATCAGTATACAAGAGAGCGGTATTGTCATTACCTTATCCAATGACGTACTCTTTGACAGCGGTCAGGCAACGATCAAAGAGGATATGAAGAAGAATCTTGATGTTATTGCGAAGCTGTTAAAGCAGGTGGACAATAAGATACAGATTGGCGGACATACGGATAATGTTCCTATAAACAGAGGGGTATTTACTTCAAACTGGCAGCTTTCGGCACTTAGAGCAGCTAATGTGGTAGAGTATATGTCAGCTCAGTATGATATTGATCCCAAAAGGCTTGTAGCAAGCGGTTATGGTGAAAATGACCCGATTGCATCCAACAACACGGAAGCGGGAAGAGAAAAGAATAGAAGAATCAGTATTACTATATTATTTAACAATAATTCTTCGGACAATACAGAAACAGGAAATAAATAG